The proteins below come from a single Streptomyces spongiicola genomic window:
- a CDS encoding GDSL-type esterase/lipase family protein yields the protein MRFMFVGDSMTIGRAGDYTWRYRMWQHLNRSFGGPYAIVGPRTELYDTTADAPVSTDYARPDFPPNARRHLAGWGEGWLHMAPLIGPAVTAARADVLLVSLGLIDLGFYANSTQTDANARRFIAAARDANPHVRAVLLPVVPNIRALADAPFAAECDRFNELLAKTVADLDTAASPLLLASAPYAYDIHTDTYDGTHPGPTGEHKLAAAFAEAMHQAWGLGGPYERAAD from the coding sequence ATGCGTTTCATGTTCGTCGGCGACTCCATGACCATCGGACGCGCCGGCGACTACACCTGGCGCTACCGGATGTGGCAGCACCTGAACCGTTCCTTCGGCGGCCCGTACGCGATAGTCGGCCCCCGCACCGAGCTGTACGACACCACCGCCGACGCGCCCGTCTCCACCGACTACGCCCGCCCGGACTTCCCGCCGAACGCCCGCCGCCACCTGGCGGGCTGGGGCGAGGGCTGGCTGCACATGGCGCCGCTGATCGGCCCGGCGGTGACCGCGGCCAGGGCCGACGTGCTCCTCGTGTCGCTGGGGCTGATCGACCTCGGCTTCTACGCGAACAGCACCCAGACCGACGCGAACGCCCGGCGGTTCATCGCCGCGGCCCGCGACGCCAATCCGCACGTGCGGGCCGTGCTGCTGCCGGTCGTCCCCAACATCCGCGCCCTGGCGGACGCCCCCTTCGCCGCCGAGTGCGACCGCTTCAACGAACTCCTCGCCAAGACGGTCGCGGACCTGGACACCGCCGCGTCGCCGCTGCTGCTGGCCTCGGCGCCGTACGCGTACGACATCCACACCGACACCTACGACGGCACCCACCCGGGCCCCACCGGGGAGCACAAGCTCGCGGCCGCCTTCGCCGAGGCGATGCACCAGGCCTGGGGGCTCGGCGGCCCGTACGAACGGGCGGCGGACTGA
- a CDS encoding esterase-like activity of phytase family protein, translated as MRSLRTTRAAVAVAVAAVVLGAAAPAVADDTGGFTIKDPRITESSGLAASRAHPGVYWTHNDQDEPRVFAVDSRTGETVATVTLRGVGRPRDMEAISVGPDGDVYVGDIGDNLNGSWDHVWIYRFPEPRTLRDVTVHATQYTVRYADGPRNAEAMMVHPKTGRVYIASKNEEGGGLYEGPARLVTGGTNVFRRIGEVPWVTDGAFSPDGGELVLRSYFSARAYAWRDGRLGAGRHVSAPLQGQAESVAFTPDGASLMFGTEGERSEVVRRDAGRGDGEGPDAASPSRSGDADPSAGGAGADGDQGFAVPAGAVLAAVLAFLLLRSRRRRG; from the coding sequence ATGCGTTCCTTGCGTACGACTCGGGCGGCCGTCGCCGTCGCCGTCGCCGCGGTGGTCCTGGGGGCCGCCGCGCCCGCCGTCGCCGACGACACCGGCGGTTTCACCATCAAGGATCCGCGGATCACGGAGTCGAGCGGGCTCGCGGCCAGCCGTGCCCACCCCGGCGTGTACTGGACGCACAACGACCAGGACGAGCCCCGGGTCTTCGCGGTCGACTCCCGGACCGGTGAGACCGTGGCCACCGTCACGCTCAGGGGCGTGGGTCGGCCGCGGGACATGGAGGCGATCTCGGTCGGACCCGACGGCGACGTCTACGTCGGTGACATCGGCGACAACCTGAACGGGAGCTGGGACCACGTCTGGATCTACCGCTTCCCCGAGCCGCGGACGCTGCGGGACGTCACCGTCCACGCCACCCAGTACACGGTCAGGTACGCGGACGGTCCCCGCAACGCCGAGGCGATGATGGTGCATCCGAAGACCGGCCGCGTCTACATCGCCAGCAAGAACGAGGAAGGCGGGGGGCTCTACGAGGGCCCGGCCCGGCTCGTGACGGGCGGCACGAACGTCTTCCGGCGGATCGGCGAGGTGCCGTGGGTGACGGACGGCGCCTTCTCGCCCGACGGCGGGGAACTGGTGCTGCGCTCGTACTTCAGCGCCCGCGCCTACGCCTGGCGCGACGGGCGGCTGGGTGCCGGCCGCCACGTCAGCGCGCCGTTGCAGGGCCAGGCCGAGTCGGTGGCCTTCACCCCGGACGGCGCGTCGCTGATGTTCGGGACGGAGGGCGAGCGGAGCGAGGTCGTACGCCGGGACGCGGGACGCGGCGACGGCGAGGGCCCGGACGCGGCGTCGCCCTCCCGCTCCGGGGATGCGGACCCGTCCGCCGGGGGTGCGGGCGCCGACGGCGACCAGGGGTTCGCGGTGCCGGCGGGCGCCGTCCTCGCCGCCGTGCTGGCCTTCCTCCTGCTCAGGTCCCGGCGGCGGCGCGGCTGA
- a CDS encoding aldo/keto reductase has translation MEYTQLGRTGLKVSRIVLGTMNFGPQTDEDTSHGLMDAALDAGLNFFDTANVYGWGENKGRTEEIIGSWFAKGGERRDKTVLATKVYGGMAGDGKPWPNHDRLSALNIKRAVEASLRRLGTDYIDLYQFHHVDRRTPFEEIWQAIDVLIKEGKVLYAGSSNFPGYKIAQANETAARRGMVGLVSEQCLYNLAERRAEMEVVPAAQEYGLGVIPWSPLHGGLLGGVIRKEAEGRRRRDGRSASALENTKVREQVQAYEDLLDKHGLEPGEVALAWLLTRPGVTGPIVGPRTAEQLDSALRAVELDLSEELLASLDETFPGPGPSPEAFAW, from the coding sequence ATGGAGTACACGCAGCTGGGACGTACCGGACTCAAGGTCAGCCGTATCGTGCTCGGCACGATGAACTTCGGTCCGCAGACGGACGAGGACACCAGCCACGGCCTCATGGACGCGGCACTCGACGCGGGTCTGAACTTCTTCGACACGGCCAACGTCTACGGGTGGGGCGAGAACAAGGGCCGCACCGAGGAGATCATCGGGAGCTGGTTCGCCAAGGGGGGCGAGCGCCGCGACAAGACGGTCCTCGCCACCAAGGTCTACGGCGGGATGGCCGGCGACGGCAAGCCCTGGCCCAACCACGACCGGCTCTCCGCGCTCAACATCAAGCGTGCCGTCGAGGCCTCGCTGAGGCGGCTGGGGACGGACTACATCGACCTCTACCAGTTCCACCACGTCGACCGCCGTACCCCGTTCGAGGAGATCTGGCAGGCGATCGACGTACTGATCAAGGAAGGGAAGGTCCTCTACGCGGGATCCTCCAACTTCCCCGGCTACAAGATCGCGCAGGCGAACGAGACCGCCGCACGCAGGGGCATGGTCGGGCTGGTCAGCGAGCAGTGCCTGTACAACCTGGCCGAGCGCCGCGCCGAGATGGAGGTCGTTCCGGCCGCACAGGAGTACGGCCTCGGCGTCATCCCGTGGTCCCCGCTGCACGGCGGGCTGCTCGGCGGCGTGATCAGGAAGGAGGCCGAGGGCAGGCGCCGCAGGGACGGCCGCAGCGCGAGCGCCCTGGAGAACACGAAGGTGCGCGAGCAGGTCCAGGCGTACGAGGACCTGCTCGACAAGCACGGCCTGGAGCCCGGCGAGGTGGCCCTGGCGTGGCTGCTGACCCGGCCCGGCGTCACCGGCCCGATCGTCGGCCCGCGCACGGCCGAGCAGCTGGACTCGGCGCTCCGCGCGGTGGAACTGGACCTCTCGGAGGAGCTGCTCGCGTCGCTGGACGAGACCTTCCCCGGCCCGGGCCCGTCACCGGAGGCCTTCGCCTGGTGA
- a CDS encoding CBS domain-containing protein produces the protein MTGDNRLTARDIMTGGVQCIGAHRSLREAARMMRDLDVGALPICGDNNRLTGLVTDRDIVVRCCAEGIDPATVQAGSMSGELRWTDASAPAEDALHLMEKHRIKRLPVIDVAHGHRLVGMIAEADLAGNLSDDQIAEFVSKVYANA, from the coding sequence ATGACCGGGGACAACAGGCTCACCGCCCGCGACATCATGACCGGCGGAGTGCAGTGCATCGGCGCGCACCGGTCACTGCGGGAGGCGGCGCGCATGATGCGCGACCTGGACGTCGGCGCCCTCCCCATCTGCGGCGACAACAACAGGCTCACGGGCCTGGTCACCGACCGCGACATCGTCGTCCGCTGCTGTGCTGAAGGGATAGACCCGGCGACCGTACAGGCCGGGTCCATGTCCGGTGAACTCCGCTGGACCGACGCGAGCGCCCCCGCCGAGGATGCGCTGCACCTGATGGAGAAGCACCGGATCAAACGGCTGCCGGTGATCGACGTAGCCCACGGGCACCGTCTCGTCGGCATGATCGCGGAGGCCGATCTCGCCGGGAACCTCTCGGACGACCAGATCGCGGAGTTCGTCTCCAAGGTGTACGCGAACGCCTGA
- the thpR gene encoding RNA 2',3'-cyclic phosphodiesterase, whose protein sequence is MRLFAAVVPPEEVLRELGRAVDRLHGLPGAEGLRWTGRPGWHFTLAFMGEVDEALLPELHERLGRAARRGEGFRLRLHGGGHFGRRTLWVGAAGGLDAMRMLAERADAAARRAGVAMEEHRRYHAHLTLARSRADTDLRPYADALAPFEGRPWTVNRLLLIRSNLPGGGRPGERPRYEEAGTWPLGAAD, encoded by the coding sequence ATGAGACTCTTCGCCGCAGTGGTGCCGCCCGAAGAGGTCCTGCGGGAACTCGGCCGGGCCGTGGACCGCCTGCACGGGCTGCCGGGGGCCGAGGGCCTGCGCTGGACCGGGAGGCCGGGGTGGCACTTCACCCTCGCGTTCATGGGGGAGGTCGACGAGGCGCTGCTGCCCGAGCTGCACGAACGGCTCGGACGGGCCGCACGGCGCGGCGAGGGGTTCCGGTTGCGGCTGCACGGCGGCGGGCACTTCGGCCGGCGGACGCTCTGGGTGGGCGCGGCAGGCGGACTCGACGCGATGCGCATGCTCGCCGAGCGGGCGGACGCGGCGGCACGCCGGGCCGGCGTCGCCATGGAGGAACACCGCCGCTACCACGCTCATCTGACCCTCGCACGCAGCCGAGCCGACACGGACCTGCGCCCCTATGCCGACGCCCTCGCTCCGTTCGAGGGCCGGCCGTGGACCGTGAACCGGCTGCTGCTGATCCGCAGCAATCTGCCCGGCGGCGGACGGCCGGGCGAGCGGCCGCGCTACGAGGAGGCCGGCACCTGGCCCCTGGGCGCGGCGGACTGA
- a CDS encoding antitoxin, which produces MSMMDKLKQMLKGHEHHASKGVDKAGDAIDDRTRGRYSGHVDTAQDRLKEQLGGDHGDQPGGQPGGQEQDKPPQP; this is translated from the coding sequence ATGTCCATGATGGACAAGCTCAAGCAGATGCTGAAGGGCCACGAGCACCACGCCTCGAAGGGCGTCGACAAGGCCGGGGACGCGATCGACGACAGGACCCGGGGCAGGTACAGCGGACACGTCGACACCGCCCAGGACAGGCTCAAGGAGCAGTTGGGCGGCGACCACGGCGACCAGCCCGGTGGCCAGCCCGGTGGCCAGGAGCAGGACAAGCCGCCGCAGCCCTGA
- a CDS encoding choice-of-anchor C family protein has protein sequence MLSKRLCAALAAAALLAGVGTAAASPAHSAHSARTVAALAATTAFTNGSFETPTVPPNSFSTFVAGQTMGLWQVESGSVDLVDDGFWQAAEGDQSVDLNGGTAGRLSQTFTTEPGTKYTVTYSLAGNPAGPPTVKSGEVRIDGQNFQGFTFNTAGKTFANMGYVTRQFTFVANNTSTKLTFASTSGPTAYGPVIDDVKVKSCSCCVGSSCG, from the coding sequence ATGCTGTCCAAGCGTCTCTGCGCCGCACTCGCCGCGGCCGCTCTGCTCGCAGGCGTCGGTACCGCTGCGGCATCCCCCGCTCACAGCGCCCACTCGGCCCGCACGGTGGCAGCCCTGGCCGCCACCACCGCCTTCACCAACGGCAGCTTCGAAACCCCCACCGTCCCGCCGAACTCCTTCTCGACCTTCGTCGCAGGTCAGACGATGGGTCTGTGGCAGGTGGAGAGCGGGAGCGTCGACCTCGTCGACGACGGCTTCTGGCAGGCCGCGGAGGGCGACCAGTCGGTAGACCTCAACGGTGGCACCGCGGGCAGGTTGTCCCAGACGTTCACGACGGAGCCCGGGACGAAGTACACCGTGACGTACTCGCTGGCCGGCAACCCAGCGGGGCCGCCGACCGTGAAGTCAGGCGAAGTCCGCATCGACGGACAGAACTTCCAGGGCTTCACCTTCAACACCGCCGGCAAGACGTTCGCGAACATGGGCTATGTGACACGGCAGTTCACGTTCGTGGCCAACAACACCTCCACGAAGCTCACGTTCGCCAGCACGTCCGGGCCCACGGCCTACGGCCCCGTCATCGACGACGTCAAGGTCAAGAGCTGCTCCTGCTGCGTCGGCAGTTCATGCGGCTAG